A region of the Electrophorus electricus isolate fEleEle1 chromosome 7, fEleEle1.pri, whole genome shotgun sequence genome:
ACTTCAAACACAGATGGAGCTGACACATGGTTCTTTGAGGATTATTGTAGCTCTTGACATTCTCTGAGTGAGAAATGGAAAGACcatgagagagtgtgaaagaaaaagaagaagaagagagagagattgaataTGTATGGGGACTAATTCCTTTGAAGAACAATGTTGGCAAGCATCAAAAGCCACTGTATCTGCTGCTGTTGACTGAGGTTAACTCAGCTGTCTGAATGATTCTCCCAATCTGCATTCAGTTAAAGCAATCTGAAGACATTCAACAATGTTTATACTCTGGGGGGTTTTTGAGGAGGGGGGGAGGTGCACTGTAGCATTCCTTCAGTCTAGTCTCAagagaaaaacatgcaaattgTGTGACATTGTGAAATGCGAAAATTAGATGATGTTACCTGCTTGTACTATATACCCAGGCTCTCTGAATACAGCGTGGCCCACGCCTTTGCGCCGAGAATATTAAACTCCATCTGCTATTAGCATAGCTGGAGGAGTCTGACAGCTGCAGATAGATGTACTGTAGCAGTGGGAGGGATGCACTGTGGACCAATAAATCCATTCTGATACTGAAGGGAGGCATTTCAAAATATGTCGCACTAGCAACATCGTGAGAATAATTGTTAAACATCAAGATGGTTATACTACATGAAGGTTATACTACATGCTTACACTATAGTTAGTACACATTCATGCAACGTTGGCAATGCACCCCCTAGtggaattattttaaaaatgtgacaaagtatagtacagtatagcATGGTACAGTCCATTCAGGGCATTGTTTTAAGCAATTCTATTTGCCACTACAGGATTTGGTCTGTGCGTTATATGAATAGGCATAAAATATCACAGGTAATTAAAATTCAGGGGCATGACAAGGAAACCAAAGAGCCAAGCATCTGTGTTCAAGCAAAGTCTAGTGCATATCTCACATTTATAGAGAGAGACCTACTCAAACTTTAAACATGAAAGGTGATTTGGTAGGGGAGTCAGACCTGCCTTGCTCAGGGTCATTCTTAACCTGTTCTTCTGTGGAAGTCTGGCCTTTCTCAGAGCCTAGGATAAAGCGACACATTGGGACAGAGAGCACTGATCCTTCACACCACCCTGCAGTGCCCTGTAGGCGAGTGGGAGGAGATTAGAGGGAGAAGTACTCCAGTCCCTCCTGCCCTGAGGAGGTGCAAAGGAGTCAGCATGGAATATGATAGTGTCCGCAGCTTCCCAAAGAGAGCATGTCGCAGAACCACACACATCATATTGGCTGCTCTGGATGGATGCTATCTAGAGGGAAACTGCTTtacagtttggtttttttagtaTTTTGGGTTATCTGTCAGATTGTGGAGAAATCAATCAGACTGTGGCGACAGTATATGGGCATCAAACCCTATTTCATTTAGCATGCTCCATAAATGACAACCTACCTCAGCACAACCTTCCTGTGTCATTTTATCCTAAGACAAGAACCTTTGTAGATGCCTCTCAGTAACCAGAGCCTGTTTAATGAATCCTAAAAGCCCATATCCAGAATTATGGGACGATGGCTACCCACCAAACCATGCACCATTAGTCTTGATGTGCAGCTGATAGTATCACTTGGACTCAGCACCAAAATGAACATCAGTGCTGCCTATTATGCGAGATTAATCATATATAAAGTGTCATATGAGGACTCATATAACCTTATCTCTGTAAAAGGACACAAAATGTGGTGCACTACTATCCCAcaaacattttgttctttttaagaCTTTACCGTAGCCAGTCCCATTTCACTTTAGTCTACTCCAGAGGCTAATTACACTGGGTTGTAACTGTGGAGCTCATAAAGACTGGGCTAAACATACAGACGGAGGGAAAATATGGAAGCAGTAGACTACTAAGGCAGTATTACTACAGATACCCAATATGTATAAAGCAGCAAAGGGAACAAGATCCATTCACCATTTTGAACATTTCTGGTATGGTGTCACTTCATTTTCTTGCATTAGTAATAAATCCTACCCTAAGAATTTGGAATAACTACAAAATAACTTATGGTCCTCAAATACCctaaatctaaaatctaaaatatgaaaaatcataatttaataatgattGATGttcttcattattttaaaaatccgTTTTGCTCAGTGTAGGCTGTACTGCATGTTTAAAGTTTTAGAAACAAAGTCAGTCTGCAGGTTCACCTTCTCTTGCACAGCTTCTGAGAACAGCTGCTTCACTAGAATcttgtgtctctctttgtggATATTTACTGATTTAGATGAGCAAGCACAGCAGGGAACAGTAAGCTGTTGTAATGGAATCCAATCAATTCCACCATCTATAACTCCACACAAACTGCGCAATGGGGCTTGTGgttgtttttctatttagcATGGATCCGTGGATAATAGACAAATTCTTTGCTACTTTATGCAGTAACCCACATTTTCAGTGAAGATCCACAGCTGTGAGGCGAGGTTTTGCACAAGCAACAAGCATGTGTAATGCGCCCGCTTTAAAACTGTAGTTGTGAGCAGATGGGGtaaaagagaaagcaggaggTGTTGTGAGCAGGGGAAAGATTGAAGCCCAGAATGGGGTAGAAGGGTAAAGATAAGAGTGGAGTAATTGGCTAAATTGGGGATGAAGGAGAGAGCGTTGTTGTTAGTGTCTGCTTTAATGAAGGCTGAGAGTTAGATTAATGAGAGTGTACCCGAGCATCAGACAGTCCTTCCCAAACAGAcagattaaattaataaataacccTGACAACATTGACCTAATGAATACAAACCACGCATGACAATGAGAATGAGGAGTTTGAATCAAAGTGAATCAAACTTACTAACAAAAGAGACTTAACAAAaacacttaaacaaacaaacaaacaaacaaacaagcaggcaagcaaacaaaagagacttttaaaaaatgcatccaCTCTGCTTGTGGTAGAATGAGCAGGGTTTGATCTGAGGGGAGATACAGGGGGGTACCATTCCTCCGgtaaaaaagagacaaaaaccaTCTCCTTTGTAAAACTGATCAAATTTCTTATATCACTTTagatattttcaatattttaatacaatataaatataaattagtTTTTCAAACCAAAAGGCAAATGAAACTGGTATGAATTCAAACAGTAGAGGGTGATCTGGCCACTTCCCTCCTCTACAGATTTGGTTCACCACATGTATATACCATAGTTCAGATACAGACTTGCGTGAGCTCTATTATTTAAACCCATGGTCCTCCCTTTTATCATAATTACACTGCTACTGTCAAAGCCCCAGTCATAATTTGCAAGAATGCAGGAAGTATTTTCATTACTATAGCATCCCTGATGACAGCCAACAACTCCTCCTCACAGATTTCTTTCTTCTTGCAGTCTCCATATGAGCTTTAACTCCAGAGAATAATATCAGTTTTATGAAGAAGAACATGATGATGGTGACGAGACAGAGTCATCCCGGGTGTTCCTGGAGACTCTCCAATGGATATGGCCAAAGTTATGCCATTGCTTTTGCATCAGTGAACTCAAGCCCGTCATTCATTGTGCTGTACAAGGCATGGAATTGCAAGGAAATATGCACCAGGAGCAGAGTCGACTCCAtcttgtttcatttaatttgatttcagtGTATGCGTTAAGATGAAATTCATCTCTTAACACAAACTGATTTCATTCAGATCGGTTGACATTGTTAGGAAAGTTAATGAAACAAAATCCACATTATTCTTTATGGGAATTAGAGAGGTATGGCCATGACTCAAGTAGATTATACATAGAGTAATACATATGATTGACAATAACCAACCTTTGAACCTGCTGGACATGTAGTTGCATCTCCATTGACCATCTCCCAAAGTCTCAGAACTAGACGATGCATTAACCAAAAAGCATTACAGAAAGTATTAACCTAAAGTTGAAAGACTGAAACAAGATTTGTTTTACCAATTTGAATAATTCACTTAATGTTTATTTGGgaccactgaaatcacaaaAAGTAAGTATATaagtaaattttaaaaataaacaaataattttaaaatacttttaatttagATATGCCATTTTACTGTCAGGCTTACAATTAGTGCccaaaaagagaaggaaaaagcaGTTTTGCATAACTTGTTTCACAATTGCTTTCACCATATCTCAAGGATCGTGTGTGGGGTCAAGGTGACTTCACTTTTAAAGGAGATCTATAGCCCTCTGCTTCTCAATTCCCCACTGCTAGGCCATAAATCAAGCTCCTAATGGGCTATCTCCTGAATGGGCTTTTTACTGCATGACCCTGTATAAACCAGCCTCATGCTGATAGAAAAGGGATTAGCATCTACCACGAGGTGCCACCTTGCACACCGGTATTGTGTTACACGTGGGTGGCTAATTTAGctgaaatattacaaattacTCCTTCTTGCTCAGTCAGCGGGGCTGTGATGTGTCACGCATGGCGAAGCCTTAAAAGACAATCATATGTCCACATTTACATTGCTTCTCAAGTGCTGATATATGCCTAGTTTTCAGAACAGGTTGTTTATCAGAGTGTTTGCTGTCCGGCATCCAGCAGGTCAGGTTCCGCAATGTGATGATGATCATAAGTCAAAGCCCCTGGCAATAAAAATGTGAGatatgagagaggagaggagatgattGACTCCCTGGACATTAGAATTCAGAGGTAATAGAAAAGATGAAAAGGCCTTGGCCCCTTGCACACAGGGATTTACAATAATAGGCATTCACTGCACTTGGACAGTAAAATAGAGGATGTCTATCAGTCAGTGATGGAAGAAGTACATAAAGCCTTAACTTTGGGAGATGTATAAATAACCCAGTGTAGTGTTGCTCTGTTACACATGAAATTACAGGCTCCAGAATTCCGCTTTAGTTAAAATATTCAAGATACAACATAAGAAAATATACTGAagcataaaaagtaaattaaatattatatcaAAATCTTATagcatataaatacaaatcttTTTAGTTTGAGGATGAATGTTACAGGAATTTGAACGGGTTGGGTTAGTATCAGTCTTTAAATCAGTTTTCCTGTCCAAAATAATCCCAAACTTTGACACTGTGACAAACTATGATACTATGACAGAGctatgttttggggtttttttatctCCAAAAAATGTCTTGAGGGTTGGAGCAATTAAATTCAGAATTTCCAAACATCCTAAGGTCTTATGAGAAAACCATACAAAATGGAGCGTCAGGATTGTCCTAGGGCATCCCCGACATTCTACAGTTTTAGGaacctttttgtttcatttctcaagtagtcattttaaaataaacttataGGCAAAAGTTAAGGCATCCTTCTGTAACTGACGACCAAGATATGCCAACACAGTCGTGTGAGTATTGTGATTATACATGGGGACAAGTGCTAGAAACGGCAGTGCTGTGGTGTCTGGAGAAGGACAGTCCACTAATGTAGATCAATAAGAAGAGTGTAGGACATTTATTCTTTCATCCTCTACATCAAATGGAAGGACATCCTAGGTTATTGAGTCTTTAAATCTCTTTGGCAAAGCTAGTGCTGAGTAGGGAGAGTTTAAGAGTGAGGTCATTCAGTAGCTAAGTGAGCAAAAGTCCAGACATAGGAAATGGCTCTTCCTCAGAACACTCTCTTTCTAATCAGGCAGGCTCATAATCAGCTCGCCACTGATTATGAAGCTGCCAAAGCGAGGCAGAAAAATGATGAGAAGGTGTCCTATGATTGTCTCTTAGTTTACTGAATGAGACCACAGAAACACCAAGAGAGAAAGCATGAATACTTAACTGCTGTAGTCTACTATTTTAGCTTATTAGGTATAATTATTTTGGTAATCGATTTTCCATGTGTTCTGGCCGTGATGATACTGTACACTGTAGTTGCATCTTTAGTCACAACTCTGAGTGCATCATAAGGCTGGAATGAAAATTAATGCTTAGAGCAAATAATACACATAAGGATGCTCAAAACAAGATATTAAAGAGTTCTTTTCATTGCAAATTTACTAAACACCTCATCATGTTTATTAATGGTTTTGCACTTAGACCCCACTGTTCTGGAAATATTTGTATCAGACTTGGTTTAAAATTAACCTAAAAAACAAGCGCTATTCAAACAACTAACCATGTTACTTACTTAGCTGATGAGAAACTGCTTCTctcaaattaaatattcaatAAATCACATTCCAAGTAAAGATAAATCACCTAACTTGGTAAATACCTTATAAATTACACATATTGGGTAAACTACCAAACGTTATTTATGCAACTAGATGTGATAAATCAAGTAGAGGCCAGAGCCAGATATATCCATAGCTCAACATTCACTGTACATCTTATGCCAGCAAGGGGCAGTGTTTTTCTTAAGGGGACTTTAATGAGCCTGTCCTGTGGTTAAATATATCTGCCTGCAGGTGAATATAACTCCCTGTAGATGTCCCCATGGGAAGTGAAGTCATCCTTTCATGAGCAGAAACACGTTTTCTGATTTACTGAAATCAGGGTAACATGAGACTCCGAACATTTTCATCTTATCACagcacaaatatttaaaaactctAACAAATGGAACTCACTAGTTTGCCAAATGCAAAAAAACTGAGCGAGGGCACTGCAAGACAAAGTCTTGGTAACCAAAATATTACCTGAGCTCTTTGATTTTGTATAAAAGTGCACTACCTGTTTAAATCCCTTCTGGTTTTTGATGTTAGTTGGTtggttgatttgtttgtttgtctggtttgGTTGGAGAATGGGGAGCAATCGCCACCTCCTTccattactgtgcatgtatcACAGCTTATCATTTCATCTGCAGTCagaagttggggggggggggggtcctccAGAAAGACGTATCTCTTTTGTAAGATCCCACCCACTGCTACACAGCCTCCAGTCATATAAGAAATTACTGGAGAGAGGAAGGACCTGTTGACTGAAACTGCATGCTCCCAGGAGCCTCCAGATGAATTACTATCTACAATTCACATCAACTCCACGGATACGCTAGGCTTGGATAACGGCAAGGTCTATTGCAAGGTAAGGCAGCACCTTTgaattcttttcatttttgtaaaatgatttaagagtcttattttaaaaaggtgcaaTGTTTCTCTGCCTGTGCCACAGACCCATGGCTACTGAGCCATCACAAGGCCTTGTGGAACAAGGGTCCTACCCACAGCGTTTAGCATTCGGCTTGTCTTTGGGCTACCAGCGCTCCCTGTTTGAAGATGCCCTAAGCCTACCTCTGCACTTCAAGCAGCCTTATCTGGAGCCGGCCTGCGGTCACAGCTATGGAGGGCATCTATCATGCCTGCCTTTCCCTGAACACCTGGCCACATACAACTGTTCCTTTGAGCCAGCGTTCATTCGCAAGCGCAACGAacgagagaggcagagggtCCGGTGCGTGAATGAGGGTTACACAAGACTCCGGGAACATCTGCCCCAGGGGTGCGAGGACAAGAGACTAAGCAAGGTAGAGACACTACGTGCAGCCATCAGCTACATTAAACACCTGCAGAACCTGCTGGAGTTCCGGCTGCCTGACACCATGGTATCCACATCTCCCGGGAGGGACAGAAGAATTGAAGATAGCACAGGGCTCTCTGAGTGCAACAGTGACGGGGAGTCCAAACACAGTCTGAGTGACAATGGGGATCCATGCTACTGAACAGACTTTACCACACAGAGGGTTCATGTGAGGGCATATCAACAGGGTCATTCTAATTCATGCAGTCCATAATGATTtggattattttattaataattacacAGAGGGTATCAGCTGATCCCTGAATTGAGATCAGAcgaaaaatgcataaaatgtcttttttttaaaaatgtatttttcagtgTAGGATAAAGTTCATTCTGTTATTGCAAAATCAATCTTTATGGTTTCAACAATGGAGgtgcaagaaagaaagaaaaaaactaaataaatatatatatatatatatatatatatatatatatatatatatatatatatatatatatatagtctcaCCTTTGCAATAGTGGTGTGTGGGTAAAATTTGGGAAGACAGGCtagcaaaataaacataaacaggaTATGCATCATCTTTCATGAGTCACTAAAataattgattatttttttataaacacattCCAAAGGCATGCATAATGCAGTGGAATTAATTCAAATAAGTGTTGTGATTTAAGGTAGGCCTGCTATAATCTCAGGTTAAACCAGACGGGCAAGCTATGCTACCCATGACACTGCAAGTCTCTTTCCATTACCCAAATCTCTAAACAGAACTTGGATAAGATTTTACCTAGACTGCTTAGCAAGACCCCTGATAATCATCCTGGTGTCTTCCCTTTCCTGAGAA
Encoded here:
- the LOC113573549 gene encoding achaete-scute homolog 4, which codes for MATEPSQGLVEQGSYPQRLAFGLSLGYQRSLFEDALSLPLHFKQPYLEPACGHSYGGHLSCLPFPEHLATYNCSFEPAFIRKRNERERQRVRCVNEGYTRLREHLPQGCEDKRLSKVETLRAAISYIKHLQNLLEFRLPDTMVSTSPGRDRRIEDSTGLSECNSDGESKHSLSDNGDPCY